A genomic window from Bacteroidota bacterium includes:
- the gmk gene encoding guanylate kinase, translated as MNHRKIIVFCGPSGSGKTSIVKDLLNYFSELAFSISATTRDKRKNEVDGQDYYFIPLTLFTEKITKGEFVEFEEVYQDIYYGTLWAEIERIISIGKIPILDIDVYGATTIKEKYKTEAFVFFVHPGNEDNILKRLSKRSTENEESMLKRLAKSREELLFANNFDHCINNDGQLSDTITEVRRLVQRIIDL; from the coding sequence ATGAATCATCGTAAAATCATCGTATTTTGTGGTCCCTCAGGTTCTGGTAAAACATCTATTGTGAAAGACCTCTTGAACTATTTTTCAGAGTTAGCTTTTTCAATATCTGCAACAACTCGAGACAAAAGGAAAAATGAAGTTGATGGACAAGACTACTATTTTATTCCTCTCACGCTTTTTACTGAAAAAATTACAAAAGGAGAATTTGTTGAATTTGAAGAGGTTTATCAAGATATATATTACGGTACACTTTGGGCTGAAATTGAAAGAATTATAAGCATTGGCAAAATACCTATTCTGGATATTGACGTGTATGGTGCAACTACTATCAAAGAAAAATATAAAACGGAAGCTTTTGTGTTCTTTGTTCACCCTGGAAATGAAGACAATATTTTGAAACGACTAAGCAAGCGTTCAACTGAAAATGAAGAAAGCATGCTAAAAAGATTGGCAAAATCAAGGGAAGAATTGTTATTCGCTAATAATTTTGATCATTGTATTAATAATGATGGTCAACTCAGTGATACTATTACAGAAGTCAGACGTTTAGTCCAAAGAATAATAGATTTATAA
- a CDS encoding YicC family protein translates to MLKSMTGYGSSIFESPELSVKVEIKTLNSKMFDLKIRIPSKYNEKEIVLNKLIEKELCRGKIDATINIKNADIDGNKKLFNAALFKAYYKDVKSVASDLDEKNEQIFSTVLNLPDVFTTDISDGSIDEKEWEQIYQTTKKAIENVNKFRTTEGVKLSEELLLNLKSIEDKCQQIDGLKDNRTEAINKRLQAKLAEALNGDYDKNRFEQEIIYFLEKLDITEEIDRLHTHISYFRDVFNENENGRKLNFISQEIGREINTIGSKANDSQIQQIVVQMKNDLEKIKQQLANIL, encoded by the coding sequence ATGCTTAAATCAATGACAGGTTATGGTTCTTCTATTTTTGAAAGTCCAGAATTATCAGTTAAAGTAGAAATAAAAACATTAAACAGCAAAATGTTTGACCTGAAAATCCGGATTCCCTCAAAATACAATGAGAAAGAAATTGTGTTGAACAAACTCATTGAAAAAGAATTGTGCCGAGGTAAAATTGATGCAACGATAAATATTAAGAATGCTGACATTGATGGAAATAAAAAATTATTTAATGCTGCATTATTTAAGGCATATTACAAGGATGTTAAATCCGTTGCCAGTGATTTGGATGAAAAAAATGAGCAAATATTTAGCACCGTATTAAATTTACCGGATGTTTTCACAACTGATATTTCGGATGGCTCAATAGATGAAAAAGAATGGGAGCAAATCTATCAAACGACCAAAAAAGCCATTGAAAACGTAAATAAGTTCCGCACGACTGAAGGAGTGAAATTATCAGAAGAACTCTTACTAAATCTTAAATCCATTGAAGATAAGTGTCAGCAAATTGACGGTTTAAAAGACAATAGAACAGAGGCTATAAACAAACGTCTTCAAGCTAAATTAGCTGAAGCATTAAATGGTGATTACGACAAAAATCGTTTTGAACAAGAAATAATATATTTCCTTGAGAAATTAGATATTACCGAAGAAATTGACAGGTTACACACACATATTTCATACTTTAGAGATGTTTTCAATGAAAATGAAAATGGGCGTAAACTGAATTTTATTTCTCAGGAAATTGGTAGAGAGATTAATACCATAGGTTCAAAAGCAAACGACTCTCAAATTCAACAGATAGTTGTTCAAATGAAAAACGATCTTGAAAAAATAAAACAACAATTAGCCAATATTTTGTAA
- a CDS encoding nicotinate-nucleotide adenylyltransferase has protein sequence MKIGLFFGSFNPIHMGHLIIAQSFINQIDLDELWFVVSPHNPLKDQQELNDADLRLDLVRDSIKSNEKFKLCDIEFSLSIPSYTIDTLSELQKKHPEHSFELLIGSDSLDSFSQWKNYQQILNNFTTYVYPRKKDYKIPEEFTSYSIEIVNLPILDISSTHIRKLLANGKSIKYLVPEVVYNYFN, from the coding sequence ATGAAAATTGGTCTCTTTTTCGGATCCTTTAACCCCATTCATATGGGGCATTTAATCATTGCTCAAAGCTTTATTAATCAAATTGACTTAGATGAGCTGTGGTTTGTTGTCAGCCCTCACAATCCGCTTAAAGATCAACAAGAACTTAATGATGCTGATCTTAGATTAGATCTTGTCCGAGATTCGATAAAGTCAAACGAAAAGTTCAAACTTTGCGATATTGAGTTTTCCTTATCAATACCATCTTACACAATTGATACTTTATCTGAATTACAAAAGAAACATCCTGAGCATAGCTTTGAGTTATTAATTGGTTCTGATTCGCTTGATTCTTTTTCACAATGGAAGAACTACCAGCAAATTCTCAATAATTTTACAACATACGTTTATCCTAGGAAGAAGGATTACAAAATTCCTGAGGAATTCACATCATACTCGATTGAAATTGTAAACTTACCCATATTAGATATCTCCTCCACCCATATCAGGAAACTTCTGGCCAATGGAAAATCAATAAAGTATTTGGTTCCAGAAGTGGTCTATAATTACTTTAATTAA